The Rosa chinensis cultivar Old Blush chromosome 7, RchiOBHm-V2, whole genome shotgun sequence DNA segment CTATAAAACAGACATAAAGAAAGCTAAATTAAATTGTTAACAACATTTGTTCAAGTCTTCAAGATAGGCATAAAGAACTTCAAGAGCCATGCGTACACATCTTTTTCACAAGCCTGTTCTTCATACTTTGATACTGGACCATTCCAACAGTTTCATCCAACAATGATTCTTCCAAATAGTGTTGATATAAATCAATATATTGATTCTCTTTTAATACCACATCCTCTTCTTGCCTCACTGCGTCTCACAACTCGGTTCTCTCTCTGCTTTGTCTATCTATGGAGAGGGTGCTACTTGAGCAAACTCAGCTTGAGTAAGCTTCTCATCCATTCAAGCTTGCACAATAACTTTCTTCAGCTCACTTGGCATATGTTCATCTACAATCACAATTGATGACATTCAAGCACATggagaaacaaaagcaaaaaaaatacaTGCATAGATACATTAAGCTCAGCAGGGTTGACATTTAAGCTAGAGTAAATATGGCAAGAAGAGTTCGGAAAACTGATATAAACCAGATTAGAGAGCTTAAGTCATGGCAAGATTAAGGAAACATAGTCAACTGCACACAAGCACATATGTACACTTAATATTAACATATAGGAATGCACAAGGACCAACAAATAGAACAGCATAGATCATACTCTGACTCGAGCACTCATCCTCTCAGAGTTCTCAATCACAGAACTGATCCTCCTAAGGCTTACACTGTCTGAATACTGAATatttttgagaaaattagaaaaaaacccaaaaaatgaagctcCTTTTAAGGGAAACCCAATcatatgttttcttttaatctacacccattcacataattaaacctaccgtataggttttaagtctataattaagtttttttctcgtatttttagtttgactattttacccttctcgTCGAAGAAGGAtaatattcctcaaatataggtttttttttttaatttaaatatggcatcagttataaacacaaattagaatttaataccatcaatttatttttcctgaTTTAAAAacgattaattgccttaattattgcgtatctcttcctttttgatttgacctatatatttgccattttttagtagatatgtttgtgtagataatcCCATTATTAAATATGTCAACGtgattaattgccttaattattgtatgtaactgatgccatattttaggagatatgtttgtgtagatattccttatttaaaaagattaattgccttaattattgtatatctcttcctttcagaTTTGATCTTTATATTTGGTATTTTtaagtagatgtggttgtgtagatattcctattagATTTCGTAGATTTCTTAATCTGATTAAACATCCTTTTGTGGAGGTATTCTTATCATGTAGTGATTAAACATCCTCTCATCAAGGTATGtcattttgcttttcttttttcccctttttttgaatgaaatttgatTCCTCATTCCAATAGGCGTAGGTATAGAATCAATATTCCATGTTCATTAATTTTCCATAATAGGGTCCATGTTATTGTAGATGATGGAGGGTGCAATCATTGCAAGGACCAGCTTTGATTCAAAAACAGTAGCATTTCCAATTTACAGTCACACTACATATAAGGATATATGTGAGGAAATATGTTCTAGATTTGGTGGTGGAGATGCTGAATTGTCATATGCATTTGAAGGTTACTCAGCATGCTTGCTGCAAACAGACATGGATGTCCAAATGATGTATCTATCACTTTCAAGTGCAAACATATCATCTGTGGATATAAATGTTAACTTGTCTATGGTATCTCATGGGGAAAATTGTGGTAACATTGCTCACAAGTCTCCATATTTAAGCCTTGAACCAGACACCCCTGATGATGTTAACCACCATTTTGGGAAGTTTGCCACACCAACGGGAAAGAAGTATTTGTCTAGTGATTGGAAGAACTATATTATGTGTGTTGGGCAAAAATTTGAGGGTGGTGTCAATGACTTTAGAGAAAAGCTAGCCAAGTATGCAATTGAAAAGGGTTTTCGTTATAAATGCGTGAAAAATGAACCATCACGTGTCACTGCTGTTTGTCATAAGAGGAATAGTGAAGGATGCTTGTGGAATGTTCATGCGACTCTCAATCgtacaaatgattttttttacatTCGACAATTGAACAATGAGCACACGTGCAATGGTCACATCCGTGATAGTAGTAGCCCTTTAATGGGATCAAAAATTGTGTCATCAGTTTTGGCGAATCAGGTTCGAAGTAGTCCCCTCTTAAGACCAGTCGACATTGTTAGGGATTTCAAGATGAATTATGGGCTGGAGATTTCATACTACAATGCGTGGAAAGGTAAAGAGATGGCGAAAAAGGGTGTCCACGGTGATGAGGCACTGTCATATAAACATATGGAGTGGTATGTTAATGAGTTGGTTAAGACAAATCCCGGATCTTATGCTAACCTAGAATGTGATGCAGACCACCGTTTTGTACGAATGTTCATCTCATTTCAAGGGTGCATCGAGGGGTTCATCAACTCTAGTAAATTCCATTTCAAGAATTTTGGCTTCAGTTCATCCCGTCCTTTAATTGGTTCAATGAACCGGGTACGTTCACAAAACCAAAACTACAAGGAAATCAATAAAGACAATAAACCAAAACAGCATTGGAATCCACTAAACCATATTTGCAACAATATAATTGATCAAGATCAGacaaaaaattaaaggaaataaacCTCACCAACAGGGCAATTAGA contains these protein-coding regions:
- the LOC112178309 gene encoding uncharacterized protein LOC112178309, with translation MEGAIIARTSFDSKTVAFPIYSHTTYKDICEEICSRFGGGDAELSYAFEGYSACLLQTDMDVQMMYLSLSSANISSVDINVNLSMVSHGENCGNIAHKSPYLSLEPDTPDDVNHHFGKFATPTGKKYLSSDWKNYIMCVGQKFEGGVNDFREKLAKYAIEKGFRYKCVKNEPSRVTAVCHKRNSEGCLWNVHATLNRTNDFFYIRQLNNEHTCNGHIRDSSSPLMGSKIVSSVLANQVRSSPLLRPVDIVRDFKMNYGLEISYYNAWKGKEMAKKGVHGDEALSYKHMEWYVNELVKTNPGSYANLECDADHRFVRMFISFQGCIEGFINSSKFHFKNFGFSSSRPLIGSMNRVRSQNQNYKEINKDNKPKQHWNPLNHICNNIIDQDQTKN